The Brachyhypopomus gauderio isolate BG-103 chromosome 17, BGAUD_0.2, whole genome shotgun sequence genome includes a window with the following:
- the tmx4 gene encoding thioredoxin-related transmembrane protein 4, whose amino-acid sequence MAGQKCTGEPKHFRNILWLSSVLIVSTGQLHNVGAQSESAVLTITDANWTLILEGEWMLKFYAPWCPACQHIQADWEVLARESENLGISVGKVDVTQQPGLSGRFLVTTLPTIFHAKDGGFRRYMSSRTAEDIRAYVVQRKWESVEPLPGWKSPSSIVMSGMAGLFRLSVWIRQIHTYLMDTFGIPSWGSYVIFAIITLFMGLLLGLMLVLIADCICPSRPKRKEDKTVYIKAEGSEDEVDSAMTDEKRMSDLDNESERVSAEESTDEEEIPVAETAGSSSEDPQPQGAAEVSVRKRKAPGPNSSEGT is encoded by the exons ATGGCGGGGCAGAAATGCACAGGCGAACCGAAACATTTCAGAAACATATTGTGGCTCTCCTCCGTCTTAATCGTTTCAACAGGTCAACTTCATAACGTTGGCGCTCAAAGCGAAAGCGCCGTGCTGACAATCACAGACGCAAACTGGACCCTTATTCTTGAAGGGGAGTGGATGTTGAAATT CTATGCCCCGTGGTGCCCGGCATGCCAGCACATACAAGCAGACTGGGAGGTTCTtgccagagagagcgagaaccTTGGCATATCGGTCGGGAAGGTTGATGTTACACAACAACCAG GCTTGAGTGGGCGGTTTCTGGTTACCACACTGCCAACAATTTTTCA TGCTAAAGATGGAGGTTTCCGAAGATACATGTCCTCGCGCACAGCTGAGGACATCCGCGCATACGTTGTGCAGAGAAAGTGGGAATCCGTGGAGCCTCTGCCAGGATGGAAATCACCATCTTCTATTGT CATGTCCGGAATGGCTGGTCTCTTCCGGCTCTCTGTGTGGATTAGG CAAATCCACACGTACTTAATGGACACTTTTGGCATTCCCTCATGGGGCTCTTATGTGATCTTCGCCATCATCACACTCTTCATGGGACTGCTCCTTGGTCTG ATGCTGGTGCTGATCGCTGACTGCATTTGCCCATCCAGACCGAAACGTAAAGAGGACAAAACTG TGTACATTAAGGCTGAAGGCTCTGAGGACGAGGTGGACAGTGCCATGACGGACGAGAAGCGCATGTCGGACCTGGACAATGAAAGCGAGAGGGTGTCCGCAGAGGAATCCACAGATGAGGAAGAAATTCCTGTTGCTGAGACTGCAGGCAGTAGCAGTGAAGATCCTCAGCCACAAGGGGCAGCAGAGGTGTCTGTGAGGAAGCGGAAGGCTCCAGGACCCAACAGTTCAGAGGGGACCTAA